The following proteins are encoded in a genomic region of Streptococcus cristatus AS 1.3089:
- a CDS encoding ATP-grasp domain-containing protein, producing the protein MNYIVISPYYPENFQQFTIELANKGVRVLGIGQEPYEQLGPGLQNALTEYFRVDNLENLDEVKRAVAFLFYKHGPIDRIESHNEYWLEQDAQLREQFNVFGAKPNDLKKTKFKSEMKKLFKKAGVPVVPGQVVKKLSDVDQAVKKIGLPLIAKPDNGVGAAATFKIETAADVEHFKAEWDQETVYFFEKFVTSSEICTFDGLIDSEGNIVFSTTFDYAYTPLDLMLYKMDNSYYILKEMDPKLRAYGEAIVQAFGMKERFFHIEFFRQDGDYIAIEYNNRPAGGFTIDVYNYAHSIDLYRGYANIVVGEPFPESDVEPLFCLATSRRASSHYAYSEADLLEKYRDNFKVKKDMPAAFAELQGDYLYMLTTPSREQMEEMIADFGKKAE; encoded by the coding sequence ATGAATTATATTGTTATTTCACCTTATTATCCGGAAAATTTCCAGCAGTTTACGATTGAGCTGGCTAACAAGGGCGTTAGAGTGCTTGGTATCGGACAGGAGCCCTATGAGCAGTTAGGTCCAGGCCTCCAGAACGCATTGACCGAGTATTTCCGTGTTGACAATTTGGAAAATCTGGACGAAGTGAAACGTGCGGTAGCCTTCCTTTTCTACAAACATGGACCGATTGACCGCATTGAATCCCACAATGAATACTGGCTGGAGCAAGATGCCCAATTGCGGGAACAATTCAACGTTTTTGGAGCCAAACCGAATGATCTGAAAAAGACCAAGTTTAAATCAGAGATGAAGAAACTCTTTAAAAAAGCTGGTGTGCCAGTCGTTCCAGGCCAGGTTGTTAAAAAACTATCGGATGTGGATCAGGCTGTCAAAAAAATCGGTCTGCCTCTGATTGCCAAGCCAGATAATGGAGTAGGAGCTGCAGCCACGTTTAAGATTGAAACAGCTGCAGATGTCGAGCATTTCAAGGCTGAGTGGGATCAGGAAACCGTCTATTTCTTTGAAAAATTTGTGACTTCTAGTGAGATTTGTACGTTTGATGGGCTGATTGATTCTGAGGGAAATATAGTCTTTTCAACGACTTTTGACTACGCCTATACCCCGCTAGACCTCATGCTTTATAAAATGGATAATTCTTACTATATCCTCAAGGAGATGGATCCAAAACTTCGTGCTTATGGCGAGGCCATCGTCCAAGCATTTGGCATGAAAGAGCGCTTTTTCCATATCGAGTTTTTCCGTCAAGACGGTGATTACATAGCTATCGAATACAATAATCGTCCAGCAGGTGGCTTTACCATCGATGTTTATAACTATGCTCATTCGATTGATCTCTATCGTGGATACGCGAATATTGTGGTGGGTGAGCCTTTCCCTGAGTCAGACGTAGAGCCATTATTCTGCTTGGCAACGTCTCGTCGCGCAAGCTCTCATTATGCTTATTCAGAGGCGGATTTGCTAGAGAAATATCGGGATAATTTTAAAGTCAAAAAAGACATGCCAGCGGCCTTTGCAGAGTTGCAAGGAGACTATCTCTACATGCTGACCACTCCAAGTCGGGAGCAGATGGAAGAAATGATTGCTGACTTTGGAAAGAAAGCAGAATAG
- a CDS encoding thiamine pyrophosphate-dependent dehydrogenase E1 component subunit alpha: MSTLDKSLLLEMFRKMEEIRRMDLKIAQLVKKGKVPGMTHFSVGEEAANVGAMLALNPDDLITSNHRGHGQAIAKGIDLNGMMAEILGKYNGTCKGKGGSMHIADLDAGNLGANGIVGGGMGIAVGAALTQQMKKTGKIVVCFFGDGATNEGVFHEAVNMASIWNLPVIFYCINNGYGISADIKKMTNVDHIHQRSAAYGIPGMFIEDGNNVLDVYEGFQKAVEHVRSGKGPVLIESVTYRWLGHSSSDPGKYRTREEVDEWKKKDPIENLRKYLLENKIASEEELEAIQAGVKEAVEASVKFAEESPFPPLESAFEDIYAD, from the coding sequence ATGTCAACTTTAGATAAATCTCTCTTATTAGAGATGTTCCGTAAGATGGAAGAGATCCGTCGCATGGACTTGAAAATTGCGCAACTTGTAAAAAAAGGAAAAGTTCCAGGCATGACTCACTTTTCAGTTGGTGAGGAAGCAGCAAACGTTGGTGCAATGTTAGCTTTGAACCCGGATGATTTAATCACTTCTAATCACCGTGGACACGGTCAAGCCATTGCTAAAGGCATTGACCTGAATGGTATGATGGCTGAAATCCTTGGTAAGTATAATGGTACTTGTAAAGGAAAAGGCGGCTCTATGCATATTGCCGATCTGGATGCTGGAAACCTTGGTGCCAATGGTATTGTAGGTGGCGGTATGGGAATCGCTGTCGGAGCAGCTCTGACCCAGCAAATGAAAAAGACAGGCAAGATTGTTGTCTGCTTCTTTGGTGACGGTGCGACCAACGAAGGTGTTTTCCACGAAGCTGTTAACATGGCTTCCATCTGGAATCTGCCAGTTATTTTCTACTGTATCAATAACGGCTATGGTATTTCTGCTGATATTAAGAAAATGACTAATGTTGACCATATTCACCAACGTAGTGCAGCCTATGGCATTCCAGGTATGTTCATCGAAGATGGCAATAATGTTCTGGATGTTTATGAAGGCTTCCAAAAGGCTGTCGAGCATGTTCGCAGTGGTAAAGGACCTGTCTTAATCGAGAGTGTGACCTATCGCTGGTTGGGACATTCATCTTCTGACCCAGGTAAATACCGTACTCGTGAAGAAGTAGACGAATGGAAGAAGAAAGATCCAATCGAAAATCTTCGTAAATACCTGCTGGAAAACAAGATTGCAAGCGAGGAAGAGCTAGAAGCTATCCAAGCTGGAGTCAAAGAAGCAGTAGAAGCATCTGTCAAGTTTGCAGAAGAAAGCCCATTCCCGCCGCTTGAATCTGCCTTTGAAGATATTTACGCAGACTAA
- a CDS encoding esterase family protein has translation MHVEFLSHWSGHLNREMYVNRYGHAGIPVVVFASSGGSHNEYADFGMIEACSWFIETGKVQFFTLSSVDSESWLADWKHPHDRAEMHRAYERYVIEEAIPFIKHKTGWFNPMMTTGCSMGGYHAVNFFLQHPDVFNKVIALSGVYDARFFVGDNLNDEAIYQNSPADYIWNQNDGWFIDRYRQADIIVCTGLGDWEQDGLPSFYTLKEACEHKNIPAWFAEWGHDVSHDWIWWRKQMPYFLSQLNL, from the coding sequence ATGCATGTAGAATTTTTAAGTCATTGGAGCGGTCACTTGAACCGTGAAATGTATGTCAATCGTTACGGTCATGCTGGAATTCCAGTGGTAGTCTTTGCTTCGTCAGGTGGTTCTCACAACGAATATGCTGACTTCGGCATGATTGAAGCCTGCTCTTGGTTCATTGAGACAGGGAAGGTGCAATTTTTCACCTTGAGCAGCGTAGATAGCGAAAGCTGGCTGGCGGACTGGAAACATCCCCATGACCGTGCTGAGATGCACCGTGCTTATGAGCGTTATGTTATTGAAGAAGCGATTCCCTTTATCAAACACAAGACAGGCTGGTTTAACCCAATGATGACGACAGGCTGCTCTATGGGGGGTTATCATGCTGTCAATTTCTTCCTCCAGCATCCAGATGTTTTCAATAAAGTGATTGCCCTCAGTGGTGTCTATGACGCACGCTTCTTTGTTGGTGACAATTTGAACGACGAAGCCATTTATCAAAACTCACCTGCTGACTATATCTGGAACCAAAATGATGGCTGGTTTATTGACCGCTATCGACAGGCTGATATTATTGTTTGTACCGGTTTGGGCGACTGGGAGCAGGATGGTCTTCCTTCATTCTATACACTGAAAGAAGCCTGCGAACACAAAAATATTCCAGCCTGGTTTGCTGAATGGGGCCATGATGTGTCCCATGATTGGATTTGGTGGCGCAAGCAGATGCCTTATTTCTTGAGCCAGTTAAATCTCTAA
- a CDS encoding alpha-ketoacid dehydrogenase subunit beta, with translation METKTMSFRDTIILAMSEEMRRDENVLLMGEDVGVFGGDFGTSVGMLEEFGPERVRDCPISEAAISGAAAGAAMTGLRPIVDMTFMDFAVIAMDNIVNQAAKTRYMFGGKGQVPMTIRCAAGNGVGSAAQHSQSLESWFTHIPGLKVVAPGTPADMKGLLKASIRDNNPVIILEYKSEFNQKGEVPVDPEYIIPLGVGEIKKEGTDVTVVTYGKMLRRVMQAAEELAEEGISVEVVDPRTLVPLDKDIIINSVKKTGKVVLVNDAHKTSGFIGEISAIIAESEAFDYLDAPIRRCAGEDVPMPYAQNLENAMIPTVESIKDAIRKTYHKE, from the coding sequence ATGGAAACTAAAACTATGTCTTTTCGTGACACCATTATCCTCGCTATGTCTGAGGAAATGCGTCGCGATGAAAATGTACTCTTGATGGGAGAGGATGTCGGGGTCTTTGGTGGAGATTTCGGAACATCCGTTGGTATGCTGGAAGAGTTTGGACCTGAGCGTGTACGTGACTGTCCGATTTCAGAAGCAGCTATTTCTGGAGCAGCAGCAGGAGCAGCCATGACTGGCCTTCGTCCAATCGTCGATATGACCTTCATGGACTTCGCTGTGATTGCCATGGATAATATCGTCAACCAAGCGGCTAAAACTCGCTACATGTTTGGCGGTAAAGGGCAAGTTCCAATGACCATTCGCTGCGCAGCTGGTAATGGAGTTGGCTCTGCTGCCCAGCACTCTCAGTCTTTGGAATCTTGGTTTACCCACATTCCAGGATTGAAGGTAGTAGCACCAGGTACTCCGGCTGATATGAAAGGCCTCCTCAAAGCTTCTATCCGAGACAATAACCCAGTCATTATCTTGGAATACAAGTCTGAATTTAACCAAAAAGGGGAAGTGCCAGTCGATCCTGAGTATATTATTCCGCTTGGCGTTGGCGAAATCAAAAAAGAAGGTACTGATGTAACAGTTGTTACCTACGGAAAAATGCTGCGTCGTGTCATGCAGGCAGCTGAAGAATTGGCAGAAGAAGGTATCTCTGTAGAAGTCGTTGACCCACGTACATTGGTGCCGCTTGATAAGGACATTATCATTAACTCTGTTAAAAAGACTGGTAAGGTCGTTCTGGTCAATGATGCTCACAAAACCAGCGGTTTTATTGGTGAAATTTCAGCGATTATTGCCGAGTCTGAAGCATTTGACTATCTAGATGCACCAATCCGCCGTTGTGCTGGTGAAGATGTGCCAATGCCTTATGCACAAAACTTGGAAAACGCGATGATTCCGACTGTTGAAAGCATCAAAGACGCTATTCGGAAGACATATCATAAAGAATAA
- a CDS encoding alpha/beta hydrolase gives MNKSYFYLDMKTHELVVPYTKQKRRVRVLLPKNYEQDTKKTYPVVYFHDGQNVLYSKESFSGHSWKVIPTIKRNPDIEKMIVVAIDNDGPRRMDEYSAWKFQESNIPGVQFGGKGTEYAEFVMDVVKPFIDENYRTKADRQHTAMIGSSLGGNITQFIGIEYQDQVGCLGVFSSANWLHQEAFDRYIERQKLHSDQRVFIYVGTEEADDTDKTLMAGNIKQAYIDSSLSYYRQLIAAGVELDNLHIKIQSGAIHNEVDWAENLPDCFRFISEKW, from the coding sequence ATGAATAAATCCTATTTCTATCTTGATATGAAAACTCATGAGTTGGTGGTTCCTTACACTAAACAAAAGCGGCGCGTGCGAGTCTTGCTTCCTAAAAATTATGAACAAGATACTAAAAAGACCTATCCTGTCGTTTATTTTCACGATGGCCAAAATGTCCTTTATAGCAAGGAGTCTTTCAGTGGCCATTCTTGGAAAGTGATTCCGACAATCAAGCGCAATCCCGATATTGAAAAAATGATAGTCGTGGCCATTGATAATGATGGACCACGACGGATGGATGAGTATTCCGCTTGGAAATTTCAAGAATCCAATATTCCTGGTGTCCAGTTTGGTGGTAAGGGCACAGAGTACGCTGAGTTCGTCATGGATGTCGTCAAACCTTTTATTGACGAAAACTATCGGACGAAGGCTGACCGCCAGCATACAGCTATGATTGGTTCTTCATTGGGTGGCAATATTACCCAGTTTATTGGCATTGAATATCAGGATCAGGTCGGCTGTCTGGGCGTTTTTTCATCAGCAAACTGGCTCCATCAGGAAGCTTTTGATCGCTATATAGAACGCCAGAAGTTGCACTCTGACCAGCGAGTATTCATCTATGTTGGAACAGAGGAAGCTGATGATACTGACAAGACCCTCATGGCAGGCAATATCAAACAAGCCTACATTGATTCTTCGCTCAGTTATTACCGTCAGCTGATCGCTGCTGGTGTGGAGCTGGACAATCTCCACATCAAAATCCAGTCAGGAGCGATTCACAATGAAGTGGACTGGGCGGAAAATCTGCCCGACTGTTTCCGCTTTATCAGTGAAAAGTGGTAG